The genome window GTTTCTGAAAAAAACTATAGCCCGGTCTTGTCCAAAGATAGGCCAATGGCAAGCCAGCAAATAGGATTGCAATAGCAGCCAACTCTAAGAATAAAACCAGATTGGGCATTACAAATTCTCGCCCTTATGATTTAACTTTAAGAGCTTTTCTAAATCTTTCTTAAAACTAGAAAATTCTTTAGGTGAATTCGTGACAGGGAAATACATCATCTTCGCTGGACTTGGATCAATCAACTGAATCTCTTTACCAGCACCCTCTTTATTAAGCCACGCCTCGAATTCAGATCGAGACTTTGGATCTGCAGGCAATGACACTACCTTGAGTCCTGCCGTCTGCTCGTCATAAGCCTTAGAAACCTCAGGATCAACTGGCTTGCCATCCGTATTGACCCACACAAGCTGGACCCGCTTACTCTCTCTGCCCATTGCGACTCTGGTCTGGCGCATAAGAAATAATGCCTCAACACACTTTGTATCTTTAATTTGGCACTCACCTGCAGGTCGCGCAATTAACAAAGTCCATTTACCTTGTAAAGGAACTTCGAGCCAAGCACTATTAAATTCTTGAGCGGGATAAACCAGAGTACCAAAATTTGTTTTTCCGCCCTCAGGCTTAATCACGTAGTACGCAAAGTAGGATGCAATTACAGGACTCGCGCAAGCAAGCAATAGCAAGAGCATTTGAATGCGGCCACGGCGAGTCCGCGCATTGATTGCTGCTGTATCCATCTGTGAAGCCGGAATTAATAACTCTTTATCACTCACCCTTAAACCCCATTCCCAGCGCGTTGGCGCCAATATTGCCGTAGACCAGTAATTAACCAAAACAAAAAACCGCAGACGGCTAAAGCAAACCACTGGAATGCATAAGCATAATGGCGATCGACTCCGCTTGTCAGAGGAGCCCACTCGCGCAACAGGCCATCATTAAGACCTGCCTCTTCTTCACGCAAGATGAAGGGCGCTTGAGTCCAGCCACGAAGACTACCTTCTGCTACCAAATAAAAATTTTGCTCGATTTTTGGCTTGCCAACATCAGCCGATGGCTTACCATCGCCCAACTCATAAACCTTGCCTGGGTGAGCAAATACAATACCCTCGACATTCACTACACCAGCCGGCGTTTTAACAGAAGGCAAAGTCTCTCGATTCTCATTGTTGCGCGGGGCCCAACCTCGATTAATCCAAAGCACTTCATCACGAGCTTCGAGACGCAAGGGCATCATTAAATAAAAGCCGGCTTGCGATGCACTAGCACCTGCTGCAGGCATGGGCCTTGGTCGGTTGTCCAACCAGATTGCCGCCTCTGGAATGAACTGGCCACGTGCAATCATGCGACGCTCACTCGCCTCCTCTAAAGCCCAAGTTCCAGTATTGGCATTCAAAATAGGCATTTGTTGTTTGGCCAATAAATTAGCAGCTAAAGCAATTTTGGTATTCGCTCTGCTCAACTGCCAGATACCCGCTCCACAACCAAGCGCAATCACCAGCAAGGCTGATACAGTAGCAACTATGCGCTTTGTGACAAGGCTGTCAAACAGGCTATTTAAAGGATTCAAGATAAGGATTTCAGATGAAGTGGATTATTCCAATTGTCCTACTAATGATCGTTGCTAGCTTAGGCTCGGCGCTTTATTACATGATGAAAGATAAAGGCAATAGCGCCAGAATGGTTCACTCTCTCATGCTGCGCATTGGCTTATCTATTGCGCTGTTTCTAGGTATCCTACTGGCCCATTACTTTGGACTCATTCAAGCTACTGGAATCAAGGTTGGTACAAACTAATTTGTTGCCAGGTATAGCGGTACTCAAAAAAGGAATCGGGGCTTTAAGCCCCGATTTTTTATTCCGATTACATCCAGTAAACAGCGATATACAGACCAAGCCATACGACGTCAACAAAGTGCCAGTACCAAGCAGCACCCTCAAATGCAAAGTGGTGTTTAGCAGTGAAATCTCCGCGAATCATACGACGCAAGACAATCGCCAACATTGTCCCGCCGAGGAACACGTGGAAGCCGTGGAAACCAGTCAACATGAAGAATGTTGAACCGTAGATACCTGAAGTCAATTTCAAGTTCAACTCGTGATAAGCATGATAGTACTCATAAACTTGGAAGCCCAAGAAGATTGCGCCCAAACCAACGGTTGCAGCCAAGCCAATGATGGCTTTCTTCATATGGTTCTCAACTAATGCATGGTGAGCAATCGTGATCGTTACACCTGAGCTCAACAATAACAAGGTATTGATAGTTGGAATTGGCCAGGGACCCATGGTTGTGAATTTCTCAACCAAACCAGCAGGACCATCGTTTGGCCAAACCGCTTGGAAATTAGGCCAAAGTAACTTGCTCTCAACGTCACCCATCCAAGGCATCGCAATATTCCGAGCATAGAACAAGGCTGCAAAGAATGCGCCGAAGAACATGATTTCCGAGAAGATGAACCAAGCCATCGACCAACGGTAGGAGACATCGACGTTTACGCCATTCTTGCCCGAGTTTGACTCAGCAATTGTGTCACCAAACCAGTGGTACAGAACGAAGATAACCCAGGCCACACCTGTGAGGGTTAGTGGACCGCCCCAAGAAGCGTGATTAACCCAGCCAGAGATACCGAAAGCAAAGCCAATGAGGCCAAGCGCAGCCATCGCTGGATGTCTAGATAGTCCTGGGACGAAATAGTGTGGGGTTGAATTGGATGACATCTTATTCTCTCTATTCAATCAAAAAATAATCAATGGGACACAACTGCTTTCACTATTAAGAGCAGGATGGCCATAAAAATTATGGCCCCAAGAACACCCGCAATAATAATGTGTACAAAACTCAATGAAGCTACATCTTCCTGCAAACCTGATTTCTTACGCACCCCTAAAAAACCCCACATCACGGCTTTCATAGACTGCATAAAACTACTTTTCTTCTTCACGAAACAACCTTTGATTTAGGAGCTGGTGGAGTACCGCCCAAGCCTAACTCAAAAAAGGTGTACGACAAGGTGATGGTTTTTACATCATCCGGCAAACCTGCATCAATTACAAAAACAACTGGCATCTTCTTGGTTTCATTTGCCGCCAGCGTTTGCTCTTGAAAACAAAAACACTCTAATTTCGTAAAAAACTCTGTCGCACTTTTAGGCGCATAACTCGGTATAGCTTGCGCCCTTACTGAACGATTCTGATTGTTGGTAACTTCATAAACAATCTCTGTCATCTCACCAGGATGCACTTCTAAAAAATTCTTGACCGGCTTGAATGTAAAAGGGCCACGACTATTAGAATCAAACTCAATCGTTACAGTACGAGCATAGTTAACCTGGGTATTGCCGACCTTATTAGGGCTATAAGCTCTAATGCCATAGTCATTCTTATTCGTTACTACGTTAATTCCAGTGACCTCGCATAGAGCCTTATACATTGGCACTAAAGCATACCCAAAGCCAAACATCATCACCGCTGCAATTAAGAGCTTGACTAAGATTTGACGATTTAGCGATTGAGTTGAAATCATTTTCATTAGCTAGGCTTGTCCCAACACACTCCACTTCATCACGATACCGATAAAGAAAACGATTGCGACACTCAACAAAATCAAGCCTAGGCGACGATTACTCGCAGCTTGGGCTTGTTTTGAAGACAAATTAGATTCCAGCTTCACGCAATTGCTCTGCGCTTGGCGGAGTTTCAAAAGTATGATGAGGTGCAGGGGAAGGAATAGTCCACTCCAAGCCTTTAGCACCATCCCATGGTTTCATCGGCGCTTTTTCACCTTGACCGCGATATGCTGGCATCACAACGAAGAGCAGGAAATAAACCTGTGAAAGACCGAAGCCTAAGGCGCCAATCGAAGCGATCGAATTGAAATCAGCAAACTGAGTTGGGTAATCAGCATAACGACGTGGCATACCTGCCAAGCCCAGGAAATGCATTGGGAAGAAGGTAATGTTGAAGAAAATCATGGAGGTCCAGAAATGGATCTTGCCACGAGTTTCACTAGCCATATAGCCCGTCCACTTTGGACACCAGTAATAAAAACCAGCAAACATAGCAAACAATGAACCCGCTACCAGCACATAGTGGAAGTGCGCTACAACGTAGTAAGTATCTTGCAGGCCAATATCAATTGGAGCCATTGCGAGAATCAAACCAGTAAAACCACCCATCGTAAACACAAAGATGAAGCCAATAGCCCACAACATTGGAGTTTCAAAGGTCATTGAACCTTTCCACATTGTTGCAACCCAGTTAAAAATCTTCACGCCAGTTGGAACTGCAATCAACATCGTTGCGTACATGAAGAACAATTGGCCTGTTACTGGCATACCCGTTGCAAACATATGGTGAGCCCAAACGATAAATGACAAGATCGCAATAGACGATGTTGCATAAACCATGGAGCTATAACCAAACAAAGTCTTTCTGGAGAAAGCAGGAACGATTTCACTGACGATTCCGAATGCAGGCAGAATCATGATGTAGACCTCTGGGTGCCCAAAGAACCAGAAGATATGCTGGAACATGATTGGGTCGCCACCACCAACAGCGGAGAAGAATGAAGTACCAAAGTGACGATCAGTTAAAACCATCGTGATTGCGCCAGCCAACACAGGCATCACAGCAATCAACAAATACGCGGTGATCAACCAAGTCCAGCAGAACATTGGCATCTTCATCAAACTCATACCAGGCGCGCGCATATTCAAGATAGTTACGATGATGTTGATCGAGCCCATGATGGAAGAAGCACCTAGCAAGTGGAGCGCAAAAATCGCCATATCCATGCCAGGACCCATTTGTGATGTCAATGGAGCGTAAATAGTCCAGCCACCTGCTGGTGCGCCACCAGGAACCAAGAATGAACTCAGCAACAATGTCGCAGCGACCGGCAAGATCCAGAAGCTAAAGTTATTCATACGTGCAAACGCCATATCAGATGCGCCGATTTGCAAAGGCACCATCCAGTTAGCAAAGCCAACGAAGGCTGGCATGATCGCACCGAACACCATGACTAAACCATGCATCGTGGTTAATTGGTTAAAGAATTCAGGGCGCAGGAATTGCAAGCCAGGTTGGAATAATTCCAGACGAATTCCCAGGGCCATCACGCCGCCAGCCAATAAGCTAACAAACGAGAAGATCAGGTACATCGTGCCGATGTCTTTATGGTTGGTTGCGAACAACCAACGACGCCAACCATGTGGCGTGTGATCATCATGCGCGTGATCGTGTGCGTGATCGTGGGTAGTAGAGACTGTGCTCATAAATTACTCCGGTTTCGTTTTATCTGTATTGGTTAATCTGAATTAATTGCCGCCGCGCGCAGTAATAATTTCTTGGGTCTGAATCACTTCACCCGTCTTATTACCCCATGCGTTACGTGTATAGGTCATCACTGCAGCGATATCGCCATCAGAAATTACGCCAGCCCACTTCGGCATCGCGCCCTTACCATTGATGAGGATGTTGAATTGGCCTGCTTTAGGACCATTCACCACCTTACTGCCATCCAATGCTGGGAATGCGCCTGCGCCTTTGCCGTTTGCTTGGTGACATGCAGCACAGTTCGCTGCATACACTTTAGCGCCGCGTTCTTTTTGCTCATCCAAGGTATAAACCTTAGACGGATCATCGCCGCCAGCGCCCATTTCTTTCTTCTTCTGTGCAACCCAAGCGGTGTAGTCCTCTTCTGAAACAACTTTTACAACGATTGGCATAAAGGCGTGCTCAGCACCGCAAAGCTCAGAACACTGGCCGCGGAATGTGCCGATGGTTTCTGCTTTAAACCAAGTATCGCGAACGAATCCAGGGATTGCATCTTGCTTGACGCCAAAAGCCGGAATAGTCCAAGCATGAATCACGTCGTTCGCTGTAGTAATCAAACGAATCTTTTTGCCAACCGGTACAACCATTTCGTTATCGACTTCCATCAAATACGTATTTGATTTTGGTGCAAGATTGTTAATGGCTTCACGTGAAGTAGCTAAGGTAGACAAAAAGCTAATACCTTCGCCCTCACCTTTAATGTAGTCGTAACCCCACTTCCACTGATAGCCAGTAGTCTTAATAGTGATGTCAGAGTTTGTGGTGTCTTTCATTGCAACAACCGTTTTAGTTGCAGGCAATGCCATCCCGATCACGATGAGTAATGGGATTACTGTCCAAATAATTTCAACGGTTGTGCTCTCATGAAAAGAGGCTGACTTGTGACCCAATGATTTGCGGTGTTTCAAAATCGAATAGAACATGACACCAAATACACCCACAAAAATGAGTGCGCAAATCACCAACATCATCCAATGCAACCAATGGATTTCTTGCATGATTTTGGTGGCTGGGGCAGTGAAATTGAGCTGATTTACAGCTGGGCCGCCAGGCATGTTTTCTGAGGCGTGTGCAAAAGCAGTGCCGAAGGCTGCTACTAAATAGAGCGAAGCCCTAGTGACTTTTCCAAATAAATTCATCTTATTCTCTGTTGATTGTCATGAGCACTGCAGCAAAACACGCTACAAAATGCTCAAAATGCGGTCTCAAGCCAATACATCCAGCCGTGATTATAGGGTCAATTAGGATCAAGAACAAACAGGGGCAAGCTACCAGCATCCAATCTTGGTCAAGGTTTAAATGATAGTAAGCACTTACACTTAAGCAGGATATTACCTAGTCTTGCGTCCAATTTGATTTACGTCAATATAAGTAACGCTGTCCTGCGACTTAGAAAGGCCCTTACCAAGGACCCAAGCATGCCCATAAACCACCTCTAAGGTGATTTTTTGAGGTAAAACTGTCATTTCAGACTCCAATTGCGGGTTCAAGGTGACCAACTTTAAGGCCTCTAAATCAGCCAATAGAAGCTCTGGCGTTTCATAATCCAAGGTCAGGTATTCCATATCCATAACTGGGTCAGAAAAACGCTCGCCCATCAGCGCGTCCCCTATATCGTGCATATCCCAGGGGCTCAATAAATTTTTCAACTGAAAAGGGGTGGTTTGTAGCGAACGCAATTCTTTTCCGGTATCGGGACCTAGGTAACTAAACGCAATAAGGCCGCCTTCTCGAAGAACCCGTCGACACTCCTGCAAGAAACTTTTGGGATCCACTAAGTCTTGCAACAGGAGATCGCTAAATACCAAATCAACAGAATTATCAGGAACGTCAAATTTGCCCGTAGAGAGATAGTTTGTCATTGGACTTACTCGACCACCCCGGAAAATTGAACGCCAATTAGCAATTGTTTTTGCGATCTTTAACTGCAATCCACTTAAGCCATCCTCAGCAATACTATGAATACATGCGCTTGGCAAACGTTTCGCAAAAGCAGAAAAATGTTTTCCAGAAAAATCTGGAATGACTAATATATCTTTCACGTCTAATTTGACGATATCGAGTTTTTGCAACATACGGTATGCAATTTCGTCTTGTAACCATCTGATCGGCTGGGTCATTGACTCAGTATACTCAGCGCCCCATGCAATTTCTAGAGAATCTTGCTCAAGCGATTAGTGCGCAAATATTACCGACAGCCTGTATTGCCTGTCAGAAATTTCAATCGGATTCTATTTGCACTTCTTGCCTTGTTGCACTAGAAAGCAACAGTCTTATTCACTATGAGTGTTGCTATCAATGTAGCATCCCACTCAAAACCCAAGAACTTGTTGATCGGCGTTGTGACAATTGCAAAATAAGATCCCCATTTTTTGATGAGACCTACTGTCTTGATCGCTACGACGGCATTTTGCAAGAGGCCCTTCATCAACTCAAATATCAAAAAAGAATTGTATTTGCGCATGGGATAGCTAAAGCATGGAATCAAATTCAAGCCAATCGACTAGATCAATGCAGAGCGGACTATTTGTTACCAGTGCCACTCAGTGACCACAAATTACTCGCCCGAGGATTTAATCAAAGCTGGGAGTTAGCAAGAAGAATTGCTTGTAATCAGTATGTAGAAAAATTGCCTTATGCCTTAAAGCGTCATCATCATGAAGACCATCAAGCAGGCAATCCTCTTAGCGCAAGGCAAGAGGCCATTCGCCAGATGTTTTATATTGATCCTCAATATGCAGACCGTTTAGCGGACAAGACGGTCATTGTCTTTGATGATGTGATGACCACCGGGGCGACACTAAATGAAATTGCGCGTATTCTCAAAGCCCTAGGAGCCATACATGTGATTAACTGGGTAATACTGAGAACAACGCGATTTACTTGATCAAGCGCTAAAGAATTGATAATGCAGCATGTTTAATATTGTTTTATTCGAACCCGAAATCCCTCCCAACACGGGCAACATCATTCGCTTGTGCGCCAATACTGGGGCAAAACTCCATCTGATTGAGCCTTTAGGTTTTCCAATGGAGGATGCTAAATTACGCCGCGCTGGCTTGGACTACCACGAGTTCGCAAGCATTAAAGTGCATGCCAATTGGGCACAGTTTCTTGCCAATGAAAATCCTGACCCTCAGCATCTTTTTGCTTTAACTACGAAAGGCAATGGAAAGTTTCATGAGGGTAAATATTCGCCTGATGACTATTTCATCTTTGGCTCAGAAACCAAAGGAATCACAGATGAGGTACGTAACTCAATTCCAGCGGTCAATCAAATGCGGCTTGCAATGCAAGACAGCAGTCGCAGCCTGAACTTATCGAATACGGTTGCAATTGTCGTGTATGAAGCTTGGCGCCAAAATGGTCTTGCAGGCGGCAAGTAAAACTTAAACAGTCTTAAGTCTCAATTTTTGGGTCGCGGCCCATCAGCTTTCTGACGGCATCCTTAGCATCAAGCTTGCCAGCAAGCACTTCACCCATCATGGCAGTAATAGGCATCTCTACCTGCAAACGCTTGGCTAGATCACCTACAGCAGCAGCACATAAGACGCCCTCTGCCACATGACCTAAGCCAGCTAGGATCTGATTTAAAGATTTACCTTTAGCCAACTCAAGCCCAACACGGCGATTGCGAGAGAGGTCTCCCGTTGCAGTCAAAATCAAATCGCCAACACCGGTTAAGCCCATACAAGTCTCTGATTTACCGCCGGCTGCTTTTACCAAACGCATCATCTCAGCCAAACCACGCGTGAGCACTGCCGCTCGAGCATTTAAACCAAGGCTTAAGCCATCGCCAATACCCGCAGCGATTGCCAATACATTCTTCACAGCCCCGCCTAATTCAACACCAATCAGATCATCACTTGAATACACACGCATATTTCCATGATGAAAAGCGGCTTGAACAATTTTGCAAAGCTCCTCAGAAGAGCTGGCTACCGTTAATGCACATGGCATTCCTGCGCCAACTTCATGTGCAAAGCTGGGTCCAGACAAGGCACCATAAGAGTGTTTTAAACCATGACTATGAAGCTGGTCCTCTCGCTCCACCACTTGATGCGGTAACAACGCAGTCGCTGGCTCCAACCCTTTACACAACCAAATAATATTCAGGGGATGGTCTGTAATCTTCAGAACCTTGGCAATCGTTTCCGAAAGCCCGGACATTGGTGTTGCAATCACCAAAAGATCTTCGCGCCCAAGTCGTTTGACTGCAGCTGCAAAGTCACTTTCTAACTGCAAATGTTTGGGTAAAGCAATGCCTGGAAGATAAGTATGATTTTCACCTCCTTGGGCGATAGCTTTTAGCTGTTCTGTACTACGAGACCATAAGCAAACATCTTCTGCTCGAAGCTGGCGCGCAGCTTGAGAGGCCATTGCAGTCCCCCAAGCACCTGCACCGAGCAATGTCACTTTCATAATGGGTGACCTAGCCTTACTCGCTTAGTTAGGCAGAATAATTTTGCTTTCATCCGCACCATCGTCAGATTTTTCACCAGATGCTTGCTGAGCTTGCATCAATCTGTGCTCATACATGCCATGAAAATTAATTTCATTCAAATGGATAGGCTGGAAGCCTGCGCGACTGATCACATCAGCCATATTCGAGCGTAGGTATGGATAGAGAATCGTTGGACAAGTAATGCCTAACATTGGATCAATTTGCTCTGCTGGAATATTTCTGAACTCAAAAATACCGGCTTGATTGGCCTCAACCAAGAAGAGCACCTTGCCTTCAACACGTGCTGTCATAGTAGAACTTAATGCCACCTCAAAAAGTTCTTCGCCAATTCGATTTACAGCAATGTCGACCTCTACCTGCACCTGTGGCTCAGCCACTACTAAGAATATTTCAGGAGCGTTGGGTTGCTCTAAAGATAAATCCTTTAGAAAAATACGTTGGATGCTAAATGCAGGAGCCTTAGAATCAGTACTGGCTGCACCAGGGGTGGAAGATTGTTCAGTCATTACAAACTTTCTTTATGTTTTTAATCTATTAAGCCAATAAAGGATCAAGCTTTCCAGCGCGATCCAAAGCTACTAAATCATCATAGCCACCCACATGAGTCTCGCCAATATAAATTTGCGGAACTGTGCGGCGACCAGTACGAGTCATCATGATTTCACGCTGTGAAGGATCGCGATCAATCAAAATCTTTTCTAAATTTCCAACGCCCTTTTTGATCAACAGTTTTTCTGCCATGACGCAGTATGGGCAAACCTGTGTGCTGTACATCGTTACCTGTGGCATATCTTCCCTTACTTAACCAATGGCAGGGCAGCAGTTTTCCACGCTTGGACGCCTCCGTCCAAAACGCCGACCTCAACAAATTCGAGTTTTTGTACTTGCGCCAAGGCTTTACGTGACTGAACGCCTGTATCGCACACCAATACTAAGGGACGCTTGCGATCGAGCTTCAGGGCTTCAATAGCACTCACAAGATTAGCAGCGCTTGCCAACTTTGCACCAGGCAAATGGCCTGCTTTATATGCATCTTCAGCACGCAAATCCAAAACATGGGCTTTACGGCGATTAATCCAAATCGTCGCTTCGGTAGGCGATAAGCCTTTTCCGCTAATAAGCGTAGATAATGTGGGTAGGAAAAGCGCTAGGCCCGAAGTCAGCAACAGGGCAATAAGCGCTAAATTATCAATTTGCGTGAGAAAGTTCATCACCGGATTATAGAATGGCTCTATGAAACAACTTGTCCTTATTCGTCATGGCGAATCCGCCTGGAACCTTGAAAACCGCTTCACTGGCTGGGCGGATGTCGACTTAACCCCCAAAGGCGCAGAACAAGCCCAAGCTGCAGGAGAAAGCCTCAAAAAAGCAGGTTATGAATTTGACATCGCCTACACCTCTGTTTTAAGGCGCGCTATTAAGACGCTATGGCATGTTCAGGACGCCATGGACCTCATGTGGATCCCAGTAGTACATAGCTGGCGATTAAATGAGCGCCACTATGGTGCGCTGACCGGCCTAAACAAAGCAGAAACTGCTGCCAAGTATGGCGACGAACAAGTCCACATTTGGCGTCGCTCTTACGATGTTCGACCACCGCTACTAGAAGCGCATGATGAACGCAACCCAAAAAATGACAGCCGCTATTCAAAATTAAATGCTGCTGATATTCCTCTTGGTGAGTGCCTGAAAGACAACGTTGAACGCGTGCTGCCACTTTGGAATGAATCTATCGCCCCAGCACTGAAAGCGAATAAGCGTGTTTTGTTGGTAGCACACGGAAATAGCATTCGTTCCTTAATTAAATATTTAGACCAGATGTCCGATGAGGCCATCATGGAAGTCAATGTTCCTAATGGCATTCCACTGGTTTACGAGTTGGATGACAACCTCAAGCCAATACAACATTTTTACCTGGACTAAGATAAATAATATGCGTCACTTTCTGAAGAACTTTGCCCTGATAGCGGTTGGCCTCATTGCTGGTGTAGCTGCTACTATTCAACTCTCGGCGACTGCCCAACAAGGCTCTCAATTACCTTTAGATGAATTGCGGACGCTCTCTAATGTATTTGCACAAATTAAACGTGAGTACGTGGAGCCAATTGAAGATAAACAACTTTTAACCGATGCCGTCAAAGGCATGGTGAGCAGCCTTGATCCTCACTCAACCTTTTTAGATAAAAAAGACTTTGCGGAAATGCAGGAACAAACTTCTGGAAAGTTTGCTGGCCTCGGAATTGAAATTACTTCAGAAGATGGTGTTGTTAAAGTTCTCAACCCGATTGAAGATAGCCCTGCTGCACGAGCAGGCCTGCAAGCTGGTGACTTAATTACTCGCCTAGATGACAAACCCGTTCGTGGCATGTCTCTTGATAAAGCAGTACGCACAATGCGGGGCACACCTGGCACCAAAATTACTTTGACCGTTTATCGCAAGAGTGAAGAGCGCAGCTTTCCAGTAACGATTACCCGTGCAGAGATCAAGGTTCAGTCGGTTAAAGCAAAGATATTAGATAACGATATTGCCTGGGTGCGTATTACTAGCTTCCAAGAGCGAACCATTCCAGATTTAGCAAAAAAACTAATTGATCTTGCTAACCAGGATCCCAAAATGAAGGGCATCATTTTGGATCTCCGTAACAATGGAGGCGGCTTGTTGCAAGGAGCTGTTGGCGTAGCAGCAGCCTTCTTGCCAGCTGATGCTGTGATTGTTTCAACAAAGGGTCAAGCGGCTGACTCAAAACAAGTCTTTAATGCCACGCCAGCGATGTATCGATTGAGCGAACCTGGCGACCCTCTGGCAGGAGTGCCTGAGATGTATAAAAAACTACCGATGGTCGTTTTAGTAAATGCCTATTCAGCTTCTGCATCTGAAATTGTGGCTGGTGCATTACAAGATTACAAACGCGCTACGATCATTGGAAAAACAACCTTTGGCAAGGGCTCCGTACAAACCGTTCGCCCCCTCACCAATGACTCAGCCCTGAAGATCACCACTGCTTATTACTACACACCCAGTGGTAAGTCGATTCAGGCATATGGCATCAAACCAGATATCCCAGTAGATCAAAATAAAGATGGCGATCCAGATGATGTACTGATCACACGTGAGATTGATAGCGAAAAGCATTTACGCAATAAACAATCGGCTGAAGATAAGTTAATTAAAGATCGGGAGCAACGCCGTCTCGAAGAGTTACAGCGCATTGAAGAGAAGAATGCCAAGAAGACTCCTGAAGAAAAAGAGAAAGAAAAGAATAAAAAGCCTCCGGAGCTCGGAAGTGCAGATGACTTCATGCTTTCTCAGGCGGTTGCCTTTATTAATGGTCAACCAGTAAAACGTTCATCATCCAAGCTTGAGTAATTCTTTTTGGTCAGCAAATGAATGATGCGCAGCTACTTCGCTACTCAAGGCATTTACTGCTTGAGGATATTGACGTTGAAGGCCAAGAAAAACTCCTTAATGCACATGCATTAGTCATCGGGGCGGGCGGATTAGGAAGTGCTGCTGCCCCCTATCTAGCGGCTGCTGGAGTTGGACACATCACCCTCGTAGATCACGATGAAGTAGAACTCACTAATTTACAGCGCCAAATCATGCATACCGATGCAATGGTTGGTAAAAGTAAAGTTGTATCTGGTAAGCAATTTCTGAATCAACTTAATCCCAGCATTCAGATTGAAACCATACAAGCAAAAGCAACTGCATCATTATTGGATGAGCTTCTACCCAGCGTGGATATTGTTTTAGATTGCACGGATAACTTTTCTACACGGCACCTCATTAATGCCAGCTGCGTTAAATATCAAAAACCTTTAGTTTCAGGATCAGCCTTGCGCTTTGATGGCCAAGTATCGGTGTTCGATCCGCGCATGACTACCTCTCCCTGCTATGCCTGTATTTTTTCTCCAGATGAAAATTTTGAAGAAGTAAGCTGTGCAAGCATGGGGATTTTCTCTCCACTTGTTGGCATTATTGGCGCCATTCAAGCAGCCCAAGCCTTGCAAGTATTAATTCAATTC of Polynucleobacter sp. AP-Titi-500A-B4 contains these proteins:
- a CDS encoding S41 family peptidase — protein: MRHFLKNFALIAVGLIAGVAATIQLSATAQQGSQLPLDELRTLSNVFAQIKREYVEPIEDKQLLTDAVKGMVSSLDPHSTFLDKKDFAEMQEQTSGKFAGLGIEITSEDGVVKVLNPIEDSPAARAGLQAGDLITRLDDKPVRGMSLDKAVRTMRGTPGTKITLTVYRKSEERSFPVTITRAEIKVQSVKAKILDNDIAWVRITSFQERTIPDLAKKLIDLANQDPKMKGIILDLRNNGGGLLQGAVGVAAAFLPADAVIVSTKGQAADSKQVFNATPAMYRLSEPGDPLAGVPEMYKKLPMVVLVNAYSASASEIVAGALQDYKRATIIGKTTFGKGSVQTVRPLTNDSALKITTAYYYTPSGKSIQAYGIKPDIPVDQNKDGDPDDVLITREIDSEKHLRNKQSAEDKLIKDREQRRLEELQRIEEKNAKKTPEEKEKEKNKKPPELGSADDFMLSQAVAFINGQPVKRSSSKLE
- a CDS encoding HesA/MoeB/ThiF family protein, with the protein product MNDAQLLRYSRHLLLEDIDVEGQEKLLNAHALVIGAGGLGSAAAPYLAAAGVGHITLVDHDEVELTNLQRQIMHTDAMVGKSKVVSGKQFLNQLNPSIQIETIQAKATASLLDELLPSVDIVLDCTDNFSTRHLINASCVKYQKPLVSGSALRFDGQVSVFDPRMTTSPCYACIFSPDENFEEVSCASMGIFSPLVGIIGAIQAAQALQVLIQFGEPLVGRMLLWDARTTQVDQIRIARNPDCPVCSQKH